Proteins encoded together in one Deltaproteobacteria bacterium window:
- a CDS encoding lysine 5,6-aminomutase subunit alpha: MPKIKLNEKEVEYVKALAGNIADEVQQFISDYSSFSVERTVLRLYGVNGVDTYGTPLVNRVIDILRESMELSEGISRPFAAAMLHTGKDAQKTAQLIESGTVCFSGLKDLNAGEIEKKEKELAQRALEKLDASKQRKEEKIEKTGLPRQPWRYLIVATGNIYEDRTQAEAAAFAGADIIAVIRSTAQSLLDYIPYGPTTEGFGGTYATQANFRIMREALDEASEKEGRYIRLVNYASGLCMAEIAACAALEDLDILLNDSMYGILFRDINMERTFIDQYFSRLICGRSKIIINTGEDNYLTTSDAIDNAHTVTASQLINEAMAKRAGLTDDLLGLGHAFEIDPKIENAFLYELAHAQLARELFPHAPIKYMPPTKYKRTDIFYSHAMDTLFNLASVTTGQGIHLSGILTEAIHTPLMQDRFKSISSVNYVFNMARSLGEEIEFKEDGFISKRARQVLNETGRFLEEISNIGLMEAISRGMFADMSRMRDGGKGRDGVFKKGPDYSNPVMGMLEEGI; this comes from the coding sequence ATGCCGAAAATTAAGCTCAATGAAAAAGAGGTTGAATATGTGAAGGCCCTGGCCGGAAATATTGCCGATGAGGTTCAGCAATTCATTTCAGATTATTCCTCTTTTTCTGTGGAACGAACAGTTTTGCGGCTATATGGTGTAAACGGTGTTGACACTTACGGGACGCCGCTTGTTAACCGTGTTATTGATATATTGCGTGAAAGTATGGAACTGAGTGAGGGTATTTCCAGACCCTTTGCAGCGGCCATGCTGCATACGGGCAAAGATGCGCAAAAGACGGCTCAACTTATCGAATCAGGGACAGTCTGTTTTAGTGGATTGAAAGATCTTAATGCCGGTGAAATTGAGAAAAAAGAGAAGGAACTGGCTCAAAGAGCCCTGGAAAAACTGGATGCCTCAAAGCAGCGAAAAGAGGAAAAGATTGAAAAAACAGGACTTCCCCGACAGCCCTGGCGTTATCTCATTGTTGCTACTGGGAATATTTACGAAGACAGGACACAGGCTGAAGCTGCCGCCTTTGCCGGTGCCGATATTATTGCCGTTATCCGCAGCACGGCCCAGTCGCTTCTTGACTATATTCCCTATGGCCCCACGACGGAAGGTTTCGGGGGGACTTATGCCACACAAGCCAATTTTAGAATCATGCGTGAAGCCCTGGACGAGGCTTCTGAAAAAGAGGGACGTTACATAAGGCTTGTTAATTATGCGTCGGGGCTTTGTATGGCCGAAATTGCCGCCTGTGCTGCATTGGAAGATCTCGATATTCTTCTTAACGACTCCATGTACGGAATACTTTTCAGGGATATCAACATGGAGCGAACCTTTATCGACCAATATTTCAGCCGCCTTATCTGTGGCCGCTCAAAGATCATTATCAATACGGGAGAAGATAATTATCTGACCACTTCTGATGCTATCGACAACGCCCATACCGTAACGGCCTCGCAACTTATTAATGAAGCCATGGCAAAAAGGGCGGGACTGACTGATGATCTGCTTGGCCTTGGCCATGCTTTCGAGATCGATCCAAAAATAGAAAACGCCTTTCTTTATGAGCTGGCCCATGCGCAACTTGCACGGGAATTGTTTCCCCATGCACCCATAAAGTATATGCCTCCCACCAAATACAAACGTACCGACATATTTTATTCCCATGCCATGGATACGCTTTTTAACCTGGCCTCAGTAACGACGGGGCAAGGCATTCATCTTTCCGGAATTTTAACGGAAGCCATCCATACGCCGCTTATGCAGGACCGCTTTAAATCGATTTCGAGCGTAAACTACGTTTTTAATATGGCCCGTTCATTGGGAGAAGAGATAGAATTTAAAGAGGACGGTTTTATTTCTAAAAGGGCGAGGCAGGTGCTCAATGAAACGGGCCGCTTTCTTGAGGAAATCAGCAATATCGGTTTGATGGAGGCTATTTCGAGAGGTATGTTTGCAGATATGAGCCGCATGAGAGACGGTGGAAAAGGACGTGACGGTGTTTTTAAAAAGGGGCCCGACTATTCGAATCCGGTTATGGGGATGTTGGAGGAAGGAATTTAG
- a CDS encoding acetoacetate--CoA ligase, with amino-acid sequence MGKKLWTPSENRVKNSHMYRFMNYINERYHQNFSGYEPLYSWSIENIPLFWSSFADFAQIKFSKPCHQVIDDLHKMPGAGWFDGAQLNFAENLLRFRDDETALIFKGEGHPVKKISYKALYDETARNAASLKELNIKPGERVVGLMPNMPEAIIAMLAATSRGAVWSSCSPDFGRKGVIDRFGQIKPRVLFTADGYFYKGKKIDSLALVSEIMKEIPSIEKVVVVPYLEPEPDISGLPHSILFDEFKSGKEGLDIDFVQLPFDHPLYIMYSSGTTGLPKCMVQSAGGILLNQLKEHMLHTDVSRSDKIFYFTTCGWMMWNWLTCALATGATVVLFDGNPFYPHAGALWELAEETGMTIFGTSAGYLAALENAGVKPGEEYDLSELRAILSTGSPLPEEGFEFVYSRIKEDLQLASISGGSDLNGCFALGNPMGPVYSGELQCRGLGMKVEAFDEDGKSLINEQGELVCTAPFPSMPIYFWDDPEGEKYHHAYFDVYPHVWRHGDYIEINGRGGVVIHGRSDATLNPGGVRIGTADIYRLVELFDEVEDSIVVGQKWKKDVRVILFVKLNSGYELTEELKKKIRLSIRSNASPRHVPVKIIAVADIPYTLNMKKVELAVKKVIHGEVVLNKDALRNPEALDCYVGIEELEEE; translated from the coding sequence ATGGGAAAAAAACTCTGGACACCGTCGGAAAATAGAGTAAAGAATTCCCATATGTACCGCTTCATGAATTATATTAATGAACGGTACCATCAAAACTTCTCAGGGTACGAGCCTCTTTATTCATGGTCTATTGAAAACATTCCCCTCTTCTGGTCCTCCTTTGCCGACTTTGCACAAATCAAATTTTCAAAACCCTGCCATCAGGTCATAGACGACCTTCATAAAATGCCCGGAGCCGGATGGTTCGACGGAGCACAGCTTAATTTTGCGGAAAACCTGCTCAGGTTCCGCGATGATGAGACGGCCCTTATTTTCAAAGGGGAAGGGCATCCTGTTAAAAAAATAAGCTATAAAGCACTCTATGATGAAACGGCCCGCAACGCTGCTTCTTTAAAAGAACTCAATATAAAGCCCGGAGAAAGGGTAGTTGGCCTTATGCCCAATATGCCTGAGGCGATCATTGCCATGCTTGCCGCAACAAGCAGGGGTGCCGTCTGGTCCTCCTGCTCGCCCGACTTCGGCAGGAAGGGAGTTATCGACCGTTTCGGCCAGATAAAACCCAGGGTGCTTTTTACGGCTGACGGCTACTTTTACAAAGGGAAAAAGATAGACTCCCTTGCTCTTGTTTCGGAAATTATGAAGGAAATTCCAAGCATCGAAAAGGTGGTGGTTGTTCCTTACCTTGAGCCGGAACCTGATATTTCGGGACTTCCTCATAGTATCCTCTTTGATGAGTTCAAATCAGGTAAAGAGGGACTTGATATCGATTTTGTGCAGCTTCCCTTCGATCATCCCCTCTACATTATGTATTCGTCAGGTACGACGGGCCTGCCCAAATGTATGGTCCAGAGTGCCGGCGGTATCCTCCTTAATCAGCTCAAGGAGCATATGCTTCATACCGATGTGAGTCGCAGCGATAAAATTTTTTATTTTACTACCTGCGGATGGATGATGTGGAACTGGCTCACCTGCGCCCTGGCGACAGGGGCCACCGTTGTTCTCTTCGACGGCAATCCCTTTTATCCCCATGCAGGCGCTCTATGGGAGTTGGCTGAAGAGACGGGAATGACTATTTTCGGTACCAGTGCAGGCTACCTTGCAGCCCTGGAGAATGCCGGTGTCAAGCCGGGAGAAGAATACGATCTTTCAGAACTAAGAGCCATTTTATCGACGGGATCACCTCTGCCGGAAGAGGGCTTTGAATTTGTATATAGCCGGATCAAGGAAGACCTTCAATTGGCATCCATTTCCGGTGGTTCCGATTTAAACGGCTGCTTTGCCCTCGGTAATCCCATGGGGCCTGTCTATTCAGGGGAGTTGCAATGCCGGGGCCTGGGCATGAAGGTGGAGGCCTTTGATGAAGACGGAAAAAGCCTTATTAACGAACAGGGAGAGCTGGTTTGTACAGCCCCTTTCCCCTCTATGCCCATCTATTTCTGGGATGATCCTGAAGGAGAAAAGTATCATCATGCCTATTTTGACGTCTATCCCCACGTCTGGCGTCACGGTGATTACATAGAAATAAATGGACGGGGCGGCGTTGTTATTCACGGGCGCTCCGATGCAACGCTCAATCCAGGCGGTGTTCGTATAGGCACGGCTGATATTTACCGCCTTGTCGAACTTTTTGATGAAGTGGAAGATAGTATTGTAGTGGGACAAAAATGGAAGAAGGATGTACGTGTTATTCTCTTTGTCAAACTCAATTCTGGATATGAGTTGACGGAGGAGTTAAAAAAGAAGATCAGGCTTTCCATCAGGAGCAATGCTTCACCAAGGCATGTGCCGGTAAAGATCATAGCCGTAGCTGATATTCCTTATACGCTTAATATGAAAAAGGTGGAGCTGGCGGTAAAGAAGGTGATTCATGGTGAGGTGGTGCTTAATAAGGATGCCCTCAGGAATCCTGAGGCGCTCGATTGTTATGTTGGGATTGAGGAGTTGGAGGAGGAGTAA
- the cimA gene encoding citramalate synthase, with translation MRKITLYDTTLRDGTQAEDISFSAEDKVRITERLDELGIHYVEGGWPGSNPKDLEFFERVKGKHFSNLKVTAFGSTRRAGNKPEKDPNLMALLECGVDVTTIFGKTWDLHVTKALGISLEENLDLIGSSIAYLKSRVSQVFYDAEHFFDGFKANADYAIKTLKAAAEAGADCLVLCDTNGGSLPGEVKDAIIRVKRELSAPLGIHTQNDSGLAVANSMVAVEEGVDHIQGTINGIGERCGNANLCTIIPNVQLKMGHKCLSDEQLKKMRSTSRFIVELANLTHNKHQPYVGNSAFAHKGGIHVSAVLKDSETYEHIRPERVGNHQRVLVSDLSGRGNILYKAKAFGIDIDSKDPVLQGILKNLKELENQGFQYEGAEASFEMLMRKARGEEYKFFDLIGFRVIDEKRKEDEPPIAEATIMIKVGGHVEHTASVGNGPVNAIDNALRKALEKFYPELKEVSLIDFKVRVLTAGEGTASSVRVLMESGDGEDKWGTVGVSHNVIEASWQAVVDSINYKLLKEELKRKEQ, from the coding sequence ATGAGAAAAATAACGCTTTACGATACGACACTAAGAGACGGGACCCAGGCCGAAGATATTTCCTTTTCGGCAGAAGATAAGGTAAGAATTACCGAAAGGCTCGATGAACTCGGCATTCATTATGTTGAAGGCGGCTGGCCCGGCTCCAATCCGAAGGATCTCGAATTCTTTGAAAGGGTAAAGGGGAAGCATTTTTCCAACCTTAAAGTGACTGCTTTCGGCAGTACGAGAAGGGCAGGCAACAAGCCTGAGAAAGATCCCAACCTGATGGCCCTTTTGGAGTGCGGCGTTGATGTGACAACTATATTCGGCAAGACATGGGACCTGCATGTGACGAAGGCCCTCGGTATTTCACTGGAGGAGAATCTCGACCTTATCGGATCCTCTATTGCCTATCTTAAAAGCAGGGTTTCTCAAGTCTTTTATGATGCAGAGCATTTCTTCGACGGTTTCAAAGCCAATGCCGACTATGCCATAAAAACCCTTAAGGCGGCAGCAGAGGCAGGCGCTGATTGCCTTGTTCTCTGTGACACCAACGGCGGATCGTTGCCCGGTGAAGTAAAGGACGCCATAATCAGGGTAAAGCGTGAATTGTCGGCGCCTCTGGGAATTCATACCCAGAATGATTCCGGTCTGGCCGTGGCAAACTCCATGGTGGCTGTCGAAGAGGGGGTCGATCATATTCAGGGCACCATCAACGGCATAGGGGAGCGCTGTGGAAATGCCAATCTCTGTACCATCATACCCAATGTTCAGCTCAAAATGGGGCATAAGTGCCTATCTGATGAGCAGTTGAAAAAAATGAGGAGCACCTCACGTTTTATTGTGGAGCTGGCTAATCTCACACACAACAAGCACCAGCCCTATGTGGGGAATTCAGCCTTTGCCCATAAAGGGGGCATTCATGTGAGCGCTGTTTTGAAAGACAGCGAGACCTACGAGCATATCAGGCCCGAACGGGTCGGTAATCACCAGAGGGTTTTGGTCTCAGACCTGTCAGGCAGGGGAAATATTCTTTACAAAGCGAAAGCCTTCGGAATAGACATTGACAGTAAAGATCCTGTGCTCCAGGGAATTTTGAAAAACCTTAAGGAACTTGAGAACCAGGGTTTTCAGTATGAAGGGGCTGAGGCTTCTTTCGAAATGCTCATGAGAAAGGCACGGGGGGAGGAGTACAAGTTTTTTGATCTCATCGGCTTCAGGGTTATTGATGAAAAAAGGAAAGAGGACGAGCCTCCCATTGCGGAAGCGACTATCATGATCAAGGTGGGTGGCCATGTGGAACATACGGCTTCTGTTGGTAACGGCCCCGTTAATGCTATCGATAATGCACTGAGAAAGGCCCTTGAAAAGTTTTATCCTGAGCTAAAAGAGGTAAGCCTTATAGACTTCAAAGTCCGTGTGCTTACAGCCGGGGAAGGAACGGCTTCCTCCGTACGGGTACTTATGGAGTCCGGTGACGGTGAAGACAAGTGGGGAACGGTGGGCGTTTCTCATAATGTAATTGAAGCTTCCTGGCAGGCTGTTGTTGACAGTATAAACTATAAGCTTTTAAAGGAAGAACTAAAGAGAAAAGAACAATGA
- the sixA gene encoding phosphohistidine phosphatase SixA, which translates to MKVYLVQHGKAKSKEEDPRRGLSEEGIEASGKVALWLSGRSIQVNAIFHSDKLRARETARIFSEHLTVSVKTEERDGLSPNDDPAIWKEALEKEDEDIMLVGHLPQLSKLASLLLCDTSDREMVSFTNSGVLCLEKEGRRWVVKWMIIPQLIS; encoded by the coding sequence ATGAAAGTCTATCTCGTTCAGCATGGCAAAGCCAAAAGCAAGGAGGAAGACCCCCGAAGGGGGCTCTCGGAAGAAGGGATAGAGGCGTCAGGGAAAGTCGCTTTGTGGTTGTCGGGAAGAAGCATTCAGGTAAACGCTATTTTTCATAGTGACAAGTTGAGGGCCCGTGAGACAGCCCGTATTTTCAGCGAACACCTGACAGTTTCCGTTAAGACAGAAGAGAGAGACGGCCTTTCTCCCAATGATGATCCGGCAATATGGAAGGAAGCCCTTGAAAAAGAGGATGAAGACATAATGCTTGTGGGACACCTTCCTCAACTGTCGAAGCTTGCTTCGCTTCTTTTGTGCGATACAAGCGATAGAGAAATGGTCAGCTTCACTAACTCCGGTGTTCTTTGCCTGGAAAAAGAGGGACGGAGGTGGGTAGTAAAATGGATGATCATACCTCAATTAATTAGCTGA
- a CDS encoding L-erythro-3,5-diaminohexanoate dehydrogenase, with protein MQKKGNPYGIHRVIGEEGTLPQAAKKVDNDMSFLYDNEILCDVITLNVDAASFAVIKEKGEGEAGKISAIILDIVAKQGKLKNPWTGSGGMFIGTVAKIGDALAHKVDLKEGDKIASLVSLSLTPLRIDEITNVHIEKDQVDIKGQAILFESGLWAKLPHDMPEPLALALLDVAGAPAQVDRLVKSGDTVAVIGARGKSGLLCCYQAKKRVGASGRIIAILHREKGRDDVDAAPFIDDIIISSADKPLELLGKVEDVTGGKLCDVVINCVSRENCEMGAIMITRERGKVYFFSMATSFTKAALGAEGIGKDVEMIIGNGYCKGHADLTLNIMRESDYLKELYLKRYC; from the coding sequence ATGCAAAAAAAAGGAAATCCATATGGAATACATCGGGTCATAGGTGAGGAGGGGACGCTTCCACAGGCGGCGAAGAAGGTCGATAATGACATGTCTTTTCTCTATGATAATGAGATACTTTGTGACGTAATAACGCTCAATGTGGATGCCGCCTCCTTTGCTGTTATCAAGGAAAAGGGGGAAGGGGAGGCAGGGAAAATTTCGGCAATTATACTTGATATTGTGGCAAAGCAGGGAAAGCTTAAAAATCCCTGGACAGGGTCGGGGGGGATGTTTATCGGAACCGTTGCGAAGATTGGCGATGCCCTTGCTCATAAGGTCGATTTGAAAGAGGGGGATAAAATTGCGAGCCTCGTCAGCCTTTCACTGACGCCTTTGCGTATCGATGAAATTACAAATGTCCACATAGAGAAAGACCAGGTTGATATAAAGGGGCAGGCAATTCTCTTTGAAAGCGGACTCTGGGCTAAGCTCCCTCATGACATGCCCGAACCGCTTGCCCTTGCTTTGCTCGATGTGGCCGGTGCTCCTGCCCAGGTAGACAGGCTGGTTAAAAGTGGTGACACCGTTGCTGTTATCGGTGCCCGGGGCAAATCAGGACTTCTTTGCTGCTATCAGGCAAAAAAAAGGGTGGGAGCCAGTGGACGGATTATTGCCATTTTGCACCGTGAGAAAGGGCGTGACGATGTTGATGCTGCGCCTTTTATCGATGATATTATCATTAGTTCCGCTGATAAACCGCTGGAGCTTCTCGGGAAGGTGGAAGACGTAACGGGAGGCAAACTTTGTGACGTGGTCATTAACTGTGTTTCACGGGAGAACTGCGAAATGGGGGCTATTATGATTACCAGAGAGCGTGGCAAGGTTTACTTCTTCTCCATGGCGACCAGTTTTACCAAAGCGGCATTGGGGGCCGAAGGGATTGGGAAGGACGTTGAAATGATTATCGGTAACGGTTATTGTAAAGGGCATGCGGATTTGACACTCAATATTATGCGGGAGAGCGATTATTTGAAGGAGCTTTATTTGAAGCGTTATTGCTGA
- a CDS encoding helix-hairpin-helix domain-containing protein, which yields MKTGREFIFLASILFILLINLSRSDYSLLFYSPDPHLRDEGDYVEIVKDGKARLVPLERAQKTFVLKNGLSLERGDSLRVSEEGMSKGRMRGGTLLILGLPINVNNASVQDLTAISGIGPKTAAAIVNYREKNGPFNTLPDLIKVKGIGKKRLAKMERFLTI from the coding sequence ATGAAAACAGGGAGGGAGTTTATTTTTTTAGCTTCCATCCTTTTTATTCTTTTGATCAACTTATCAAGGAGTGATTATTCACTCCTTTTTTATTCTCCTGACCCTCACTTGCGGGATGAGGGAGACTATGTGGAAATTGTGAAAGATGGAAAAGCAAGGCTTGTGCCGCTCGAGAGGGCACAAAAAACATTTGTCCTGAAAAATGGCCTTTCCCTTGAAAGAGGGGATTCCTTACGTGTTTCAGAAGAAGGGATGAGCAAAGGCCGAATGAGGGGAGGAACGCTGCTGATTCTGGGCCTTCCCATCAATGTGAATAACGCCTCTGTTCAGGATTTGACGGCAATTTCCGGCATAGGGCCGAAAACAGCCGCTGCCATAGTAAATTACCGGGAAAAAAACGGCCCTTTTAACACTTTACCGGATCTTATTAAGGTTAAGGGCATCGGGAAAAAAAGGCTTGCTAAAATGGAAAGGTTTTTAACGATTTAA
- the ablA gene encoding lysine 2,3-aminomutase, translating to MKMRHKHYEDVPDKDWNDWRWQLDNRLMTVDDIEHILNPAPEIIEGIKAASAFFRISITPYYASLIDIDDEYCPIKAQSIPSVKESHFSDSDMADPLEEDRDSPVPGLTHRYPDRVLLLITDVCSMYCRHCTRRRMVGQEDRTFDPKHFEEAIDYIKEHKEIRDIVISGGDPLMVGNEKVEYVLKSLRAIPHVEIIRLGTRLPVVLPMRITDDLVNMLKKYQPLYISTHFNHAKEITPESEKACAMLADGGFPIENQTVLLREVNDCPHVIKELNQKLLKIRVRPYYLYQCDLSKGISHFRTSLGRGIHIIEALRGHTSGLAVPTFVVDLPGGGGKVPVMPNYLLSRSDDRAVLRNYEGAITVYREPHRWEGICGSDPACSEPKYKCSKGPGMLMTKPFNILEPQKRRIKGNSKNS from the coding sequence ATGAAAATGAGACACAAGCACTACGAAGATGTACCGGACAAAGACTGGAACGACTGGCGCTGGCAGCTCGACAACAGGCTCATGACTGTTGATGATATTGAGCATATCCTTAATCCCGCTCCTGAGATCATAGAAGGGATTAAGGCGGCATCGGCATTTTTCAGGATATCCATCACTCCTTACTATGCCAGCCTCATCGATATTGATGACGAGTACTGTCCCATCAAGGCCCAGTCCATCCCTTCCGTCAAGGAGAGTCATTTTTCCGACAGCGATATGGCAGACCCGCTTGAAGAAGACCGTGACTCACCCGTTCCGGGATTGACTCACCGTTATCCTGACAGAGTTCTACTCCTAATTACCGACGTCTGTTCCATGTATTGCAGGCACTGTACGAGGCGGCGCATGGTCGGGCAGGAGGACCGCACTTTCGATCCCAAACATTTTGAAGAGGCCATCGATTACATTAAAGAACATAAGGAAATTCGTGACATTGTTATTTCCGGCGGTGATCCTCTTATGGTGGGCAATGAAAAGGTGGAATATGTGCTTAAATCCTTAAGGGCCATTCCCCATGTGGAGATTATCCGCCTTGGAACGAGGTTGCCCGTTGTCCTTCCTATGCGAATTACCGATGATCTTGTTAACATGCTGAAAAAGTATCAACCCCTCTACATTTCGACTCACTTCAATCATGCAAAGGAGATTACTCCTGAATCGGAAAAAGCCTGTGCCATGCTGGCCGATGGGGGCTTTCCTATAGAAAACCAGACTGTTCTCTTAAGGGAAGTCAACGATTGCCCTCATGTCATTAAGGAACTGAATCAGAAACTTTTAAAGATACGGGTGCGGCCCTATTACCTGTACCAGTGTGACCTGTCGAAAGGAATTTCACATTTTCGTACCTCACTCGGGCGCGGTATCCACATTATTGAAGCGCTGAGAGGGCATACATCGGGACTGGCTGTTCCCACCTTTGTTGTCGACCTGCCGGGAGGGGGCGGTAAAGTGCCTGTCATGCCTAATTATCTCTTATCAAGGTCTGATGACAGGGCAGTGCTTAGAAATTATGAAGGGGCCATCACCGTTTACCGGGAGCCCCATCGCTGGGAAGGGATATGCGGCAGTGATCCGGCATGCAGTGAGCCTAAGTACAAATGCAGTAAAGGGCCCGGTATGCTCATGACCAAGCCCTTTAACATCCTTGAGCCTCAAAAGAGACGTATAAAGGGAAACTCTAAAAATTCATGA
- a CDS encoding response regulator — translation MDGNTILLVDDVDFTLEIEKKTLERTGCTVLTAKSGAEALEVIGKIRPNLILMDIYMPGMKGDECCKIIKENPQYKDIPIIFTTTAGWEEAKQKCDTSGCDGVITKPFKGYELFREIKRFIKLGEREQIRVSCSSEITFIIAGREHKGKIHDISSGGLFIESKYLPQKGNRAELIFLLPGRERKIKARAEVVRVVERGSLLNSEEGRGFGIHFLDLSEDAQAAVNEYVYGL, via the coding sequence ATGGATGGAAATACAATCTTACTTGTTGACGATGTTGATTTCACTCTTGAAATAGAGAAGAAAACCCTGGAAAGAACGGGGTGCACTGTTTTAACGGCAAAAAGTGGTGCAGAAGCACTGGAAGTGATCGGTAAAATCCGCCCTAATCTCATTCTCATGGATATTTACATGCCCGGTATGAAGGGCGATGAGTGCTGCAAGATCATTAAGGAAAATCCCCAATATAAAGATATTCCCATTATTTTTACAACAACGGCAGGGTGGGAAGAAGCGAAACAAAAATGTGATACCTCCGGTTGCGACGGCGTGATTACCAAACCCTTTAAAGGGTATGAACTTTTCAGGGAAATAAAGAGATTTATAAAACTCGGTGAAAGGGAACAGATAAGGGTTTCATGCTCCAGTGAGATCACTTTCATCATTGCCGGAAGAGAGCATAAAGGTAAAATTCATGATATTAGTTCGGGAGGACTCTTTATAGAGAGCAAATATCTTCCCCAAAAAGGAAACAGGGCGGAACTTATCTTTTTACTCCCCGGTAGAGAGCGAAAAATTAAGGCCCGGGCAGAGGTCGTGAGAGTTGTCGAAAGGGGTTCGCTGTTAAATAGTGAAGAGGGCCGGGGCTTTGGAATTCATTTTCTTGATTTATCGGAAGATGCTCAGGCTGCCGTCAATGAATACGTTTACGGGCTTTAG